DNA sequence from the Deltaproteobacteria bacterium genome:
AGTGCGTATTGAAAAGGTGGCATCATGTCTTTTGATCAGAAATATAAAAAACAAAGAAAAAATTCTGAGAATAAATCAGCGGCGACGGCCGAGCAGGCCCCTTCGAGGGGCCTGCCTCATACCTTAAGGCTCTGCCGGAGGTCGCTGATCGGCCGATGGAACAGGGGTCGAGATTGAAATACGACATCATCGACCACACGGCGGATTTCGGCATTCGCGTTTTCGCCGAAAGCGAAATGCAGCTGTTCAGGGATGCGGCCCTGGCCATGTTCGAACTGCTGGTCGCAGTGGACCATCCGGGAAAAGGCCTTGAAGCCGTCGTGTCCGCTGAAGGCAACGACCGGCAGGAGTTGATGGTCAACTGGTTGAGGGAGCTTCTGTACCTGTGGAACGGAAAGGAAAAAATCGTGCAATCGGTTCGAGTGAAAGCCTTGAGCGCCCGAACGATTGACGCCCGGGTGACCCTGGAGCCATACGATGCGGATCGGCACCGGGTGCTGGGTGAAATCAAGGCGGTCACTTACCACGGGATCGATGTCAGCCCCGCACACGGCCTTTGGGAAGCCCGCATCATTTTCGATATATGAAACCGGAAACCAATCACCTCCCCCGCCTGGGACTGCAGGCATCTCCCTGGATACTGCTGGGCGGCGCACTCATTCTCCTGCTGGTTGTGGCCGCCATGGCCCTGCAGGACATCAACCGGGAAAAGGAGAACATGTCCCGCATCCTCATCGAAAAGGGTGCGGCGTGGATCAAGGCCATCGAGGCGGGAACCCGGCTCGGCATGCGACGCATGATGCGCGGGGAGGACCAATTTCAGAATCTCCTGGAAGAAACCGCCGGTCAATCCGATGTACGCTACGTAGCCGTTACCGACGAAAAGGGCTTCATCCTGGCCCATAACGACATCACCCGCAAAGGAAAACCGCATATCGACCACCGTTCCCTGCCAACGGGGAAAGCCCTCACGCGGGAACACTGGCGGCTTGTGGAAGAAAACGGTCAAAAGGTTTTCGAAGTGTATAGGGAATTCCGGCCCCTGTCCCGCCAGGAGATGATACA
Encoded proteins:
- a CDS encoding archease — translated: MKYDIIDHTADFGIRVFAESEMQLFRDAALAMFELLVAVDHPGKGLEAVVSAEGNDRQELMVNWLRELLYLWNGKEKIVQSVRVKALSARTIDARVTLEPYDADRHRVLGEIKAVTYHGIDVSPAHGLWEARIIFDI